CTCTGGATCTTGACTTTGCAAAAGCAAAAATGACCCATGCTTTCCATAGCTCAGGCATCATTGATGAAGAAAACAAAAACATTCTTTATGGCGGTATGCCGAGCGGATTCATTATTGAAGCGGAAGGAAAAACGATCCTTCACGCTGGAGATACTGGGCTCTTTGGCGACATGAAGATGATCGGGGACAGACATGATATCGATATCGCCTTTCTCCCAATCGGCGATCATTATACAATGGGACCGGAGGATGCAGTGCAGGCTGCTGAATGGTATAAAGCTAAATTGATTATTCCCATACACTACAATACTTTCCCTGTTATTGAACAGGACGGGGATGCGTTTGTCAGAGCTTTGGAAGAGCGCGGCCTAAAAGGAAAAGTGCTTCAGCCTGGGGAAAGTGTAGAATTATAATAAAACGTGAAAAGAGCTGCTTTCATTAAAGGCAGCTTTTTCTTTTGAAAAATGTCCACGTTTAACCAGTGCCTGAATATCCAAAATTTTAATTTAAGCGCTTTTTTTGTTTCGCGTATATTTTTTGCAATCTTTCCAAGCACCAGAGTGCTTCA
The genomic region above belongs to Domibacillus sp. DTU_2020_1001157_1_SI_ALB_TIR_016 and contains:
- a CDS encoding metal-dependent hydrolase, whose protein sequence is MKITYHGQSTILIETNGKSLVIDPFISGNAAAKVKVEDIKVEAVLLTHAHADHILDAAPISKANNAPVVSNPELAAYMSWQGVETIGMNIGGTLDLDFAKAKMTHAFHSSGIIDEENKNILYGGMPSGFIIEAEGKTILHAGDTGLFGDMKMIGDRHDIDIAFLPIGDHYTMGPEDAVQAAEWYKAKLIIPIHYNTFPVIEQDGDAFVRALEERGLKGKVLQPGESVEL